In a genomic window of Barnesiella propionica:
- the fabF gene encoding beta-ketoacyl-ACP synthase II, with product MELKRVVVTGLGAITPLGNNVASTWEAMLNGVSGAGPITHFDASLFKTQFACEVKNFDPNAYFDRKEARKFDLYSQYAVVAAKEGIENSGLDLEKVNKDRVGVIFAAGIGGIHTFELEAGAYAKNPELGPKYNPFFIPKMIADIAAGHISMMYGFMGPNFATVSACASSTNAIIDAFNYIRLGKADVIVTGGAEAAIFPAGVGGFNSMHALSTRNDSPETASRPFSASRDGFVMGEGSACLILEDLDHALARGAKIYAEVVGGGLSADAYHLTASHPEGLGAKLVMKNALEDAEMAPEEIDYINVHGTSTPVGDVSEVKAIKDVFGDHAYKLNISSTKSMTGHLLGATGALEALACVLSVKEDVVPPTINHEDDDKDPEIDYKLNFTFNKPQKRVVNAALSNTFGFGGHNACIIVKKFVK from the coding sequence ATGGAATTAAAAAGAGTTGTAGTAACAGGTCTGGGAGCAATCACCCCGCTAGGCAATAATGTAGCTTCCACATGGGAAGCCATGCTGAACGGAGTCAGTGGTGCCGGACCTATTACTCATTTTGATGCGTCACTGTTCAAAACACAGTTTGCCTGTGAAGTAAAGAACTTTGACCCCAATGCTTATTTCGATCGGAAAGAGGCGCGTAAATTCGACCTCTATTCGCAATATGCTGTTGTAGCAGCCAAAGAAGGAATTGAAAATTCAGGTCTGGATTTGGAAAAAGTGAATAAAGATCGCGTAGGCGTAATATTCGCAGCAGGTATCGGAGGTATTCATACTTTTGAACTGGAAGCGGGAGCATATGCAAAAAATCCCGAACTCGGTCCTAAGTACAATCCATTCTTCATACCCAAAATGATCGCGGATATAGCAGCCGGACACATCTCTATGATGTACGGTTTTATGGGGCCGAACTTTGCTACTGTATCGGCATGCGCATCTTCAACCAATGCTATTATCGATGCCTTTAACTATATACGTTTAGGAAAAGCAGATGTAATCGTAACCGGCGGAGCCGAAGCTGCTATATTTCCGGCAGGCGTAGGCGGATTCAACTCTATGCACGCCCTTTCAACCCGCAATGATTCACCGGAAACGGCATCCCGCCCATTCAGTGCATCCCGCGACGGTTTCGTTATGGGCGAAGGCAGTGCCTGTCTTATACTTGAAGACTTGGATCATGCATTGGCTCGTGGCGCTAAAATTTATGCAGAAGTAGTTGGCGGAGGTCTTTCGGCCGATGCTTACCATCTTACGGCATCACATCCCGAAGGATTAGGCGCGAAGCTAGTTATGAAAAATGCTCTCGAAGATGCCGAAATGGCTCCCGAAGAGATAGACTACATCAATGTACACGGGACTTCAACCCCGGTAGGAGATGTTTCGGAAGTTAAAGCGATCAAAGATGTATTTGGAGATCACGCTTACAAATTAAACATCAGCTCTACCAAATCTATGACCGGCCACTTACTGGGTGCAACCGGAGCATTAGAAGCTTTAGCCTGCGTATTGAGCGTTAAAGAGGATGTTGTTCCTCCGACAATCAATCACGAAGACGATGACAAAGATCCTGAAATCGATTACAAGCTTAATTTTACGTTTAATAAACCTCAAAAACGCGTGGTAAATGCAGCTCTTTCCAATACTTTCGGGTTCGGAGGGCATAATGCATGTATCATAGTGAAGAAATTTGTGAAATAA
- a CDS encoding GH3 auxin-responsive promoter family protein encodes MNKTNILRYLYADRLKKIDLYSRNGEEIQRQQLSYLLAKAKRTEIGRQYEFNSIKNYSAFTSRIPVIDYEGLKPYVKRMHQGEQNLIWPGRIKWYAKSSGTTNDKSKFIPVSKEALKECHYRGGQDCVAIYLRNNPDSRFLSGKGLILGGSHKVSSISRYADCGDLSAVLIQNINPLINFIRTPSKKIALMSEWESKLESIANATIHAHVTNLSGVPSWFLVLIKLILQKTGKQYLSEVWPDLEVFFHGGISFDPYREQYKELIPTEKMHYVETYNASEGFFAVQNDFTDPAMLLMIDLGIFYEFIPLEDINKPSPRIYPLWETEPDRHYALVITTNSGLWRYNTGDTVKVTSINPLKIIIAGRTKFFINAFGEELMVDNAEKGIARASAETGATVINYTAAPIYMSGKTKGRHQWLIEFEKMPKSLDSFAESLDRNLQMLNSDYEAKRYKDIALGRLEVIPARKDIFNEWLRERGKLGGQHKIPRLNNNRNFIEEMLSLNQNKI; translated from the coding sequence ATGAATAAAACAAATATTCTCAGATATCTTTATGCCGACAGATTAAAAAAAATAGATCTTTATTCCCGCAACGGAGAAGAGATACAGCGACAGCAGCTTTCTTACCTCCTTGCCAAGGCAAAGAGGACAGAGATAGGTCGCCAATATGAATTCAACTCGATAAAAAATTATTCCGCTTTTACTTCCCGCATTCCTGTCATAGATTATGAAGGTTTAAAACCTTATGTAAAACGTATGCATCAGGGAGAACAGAACCTTATCTGGCCCGGAAGAATTAAATGGTACGCAAAATCTTCAGGCACGACAAACGATAAAAGCAAATTCATCCCTGTTAGTAAAGAAGCCTTAAAAGAGTGTCATTACAGAGGTGGACAAGACTGCGTAGCTATATATCTGCGCAACAATCCCGACAGTCGTTTTTTATCCGGGAAAGGCCTGATTCTGGGAGGCAGCCACAAAGTAAGTTCAATATCCCGATATGCAGACTGCGGAGATCTGTCCGCCGTTCTTATCCAGAATATCAATCCTTTGATTAATTTCATACGTACGCCTAGTAAAAAAATAGCTTTAATGTCGGAATGGGAAAGCAAACTGGAATCCATCGCAAATGCGACTATTCATGCACACGTCACAAACCTGTCGGGGGTTCCCTCCTGGTTCCTTGTTCTCATTAAATTAATATTGCAGAAAACTGGAAAACAATATCTGTCCGAAGTATGGCCCGACCTCGAAGTATTCTTTCATGGAGGTATCAGTTTCGACCCGTACCGGGAACAATATAAAGAACTCATCCCAACGGAAAAAATGCACTACGTGGAAACTTATAATGCTTCAGAGGGCTTCTTCGCCGTACAGAACGATTTTACCGATCCGGCAATGTTGCTAATGATAGACTTGGGTATATTTTACGAATTTATTCCGCTGGAAGATATAAACAAGCCATCTCCCCGCATCTATCCTCTTTGGGAAACAGAACCCGACCGGCACTATGCACTGGTAATTACGACAAACAGCGGACTCTGGAGATATAACACAGGCGATACGGTAAAAGTCACATCCATAAATCCTTTAAAAATAATCATTGCAGGACGTACCAAATTCTTTATCAATGCATTCGGAGAAGAACTAATGGTAGATAATGCAGAAAAAGGAATTGCACGTGCAAGTGCAGAAACAGGAGCAACTGTCATAAATTATACGGCTGCACCCATATACATGTCAGGAAAAACCAAAGGACGGCACCAGTGGCTTATAGAATTTGAGAAAATGCCTAAATCACTAGACTCATTTGCAGAATCACTGGATCGAAACCTGCAGATGCTTAATTCCGACTATGAAGCCAAACGATACAAAGATATCGCATTAGGCCGGCTTGAAGTGATTCCCGCCCGGAAAGACATATTTAATGAATGGCTGCGGGAACGTGGAAAACTGGGAGGACAACATAAAATACCCCGGCTTAATAACAACCGGAATTTCATTGAAGAGATGTTATCGCTCAATCAAAACAAAATTTAA
- a CDS encoding DUF4254 domain-containing protein: MDFSEKCNRIFWNATQLYHQTDNVDAALANPYEEKTIEYYLFLKNWIDAVQWHLEDIIRHPEIDPVEALKLKRRIDKSNQERTDLVELIDSYFWEKYHDVKPAEDATINTESPAWALDRLSILALKIYHMQQEAERTDASPEHIIACKEKLRILLEQRLDLSMAISQLLADIEAGRKYMKVYKQMKMYNDPSLNPVLYARK; encoded by the coding sequence ATGGATTTTAGTGAAAAGTGTAACCGGATTTTCTGGAATGCTACTCAATTATATCATCAAACCGATAATGTAGATGCTGCTCTTGCCAATCCTTATGAAGAAAAGACGATTGAATATTATCTTTTTCTTAAAAACTGGATCGATGCGGTGCAATGGCATTTGGAAGATATTATCCGTCATCCGGAAATAGATCCGGTAGAAGCATTGAAGCTAAAACGCAGAATAGATAAATCGAATCAGGAAAGAACCGACCTGGTTGAACTGATCGATAGTTATTTCTGGGAAAAATATCATGACGTTAAACCTGCGGAGGATGCTACGATTAATACTGAAAGTCCGGCCTGGGCACTTGACCGTCTTTCTATCCTTGCATTGAAAATATATCATATGCAACAAGAAGCGGAACGAACAGATGCTTCTCCCGAACATATTATCGCATGTAAGGAAAAACTGCGTATTCTGCTCGAACAGAGGTTAGATCTTTCCATGGCTATTTCTCAATTATTGGCCGATATCGAAGCCGGACGTAAATATATGAAAGTATACAAGCAAATGAAGATGTATAATGATCCGTCCTTGAATCCGGTGTTATATGCCCGTAAATAA
- a CDS encoding acyl carrier protein: MSEIASRVKAIIVDKLGVEESEVKPEASFTNDLGADSLDTVELIMEFEKEFGITIPDDQAEKIGTVGDAIAYIEANAK; this comes from the coding sequence ATGTCTGAAATTGCATCAAGAGTAAAAGCAATCATTGTTGATAAATTGGGAGTTGAAGAGTCAGAAGTAAAACCTGAAGCAAGCTTCACCAACGATTTGGGAGCAGACTCTTTGGACACAGTTGAATTAATCATGGAATTCGAAAAAGAATTTGGTATTACTATTCCCGATGATCAAGCAGAAAAAATCGGTACAGTAGGAGATGCCATCGCTTACATCGAAGCTAACGCGAAGTAA
- a CDS encoding endonuclease/exonuclease/phosphatase family protein yields MRKSKILFFVVIMLFEWSIMNAQDTLRLRVMTYNIRFGELATVDRLAEHIKSFKPDFVALEEVDVNTDRSLAPHQNGRNIISELAGKSNMFGLYGKTINFNKGYYGIAILSRYPYIHVNKLNLPNPQGTEPRVLLEALFEIGEADTIIFAATHLDVKDEKTRRLQAEYITDYFKKFSCPVIIGGDFNAKPDSETIKGIMSSNWFDATDSSLTFPAREPKIKIDYIFARPEKGWSLIKSQAVRSELSDHSPIISDLEYVKK; encoded by the coding sequence ATGCGAAAATCAAAAATTTTATTTTTTGTAGTTATAATGTTATTTGAGTGGAGTATTATGAATGCGCAAGATACACTGAGACTCAGGGTAATGACATATAACATAAGATTCGGAGAACTTGCGACAGTTGATCGGCTTGCCGAACATATCAAATCTTTTAAGCCTGATTTTGTTGCTTTGGAAGAGGTGGATGTAAATACTGACAGAAGCCTTGCTCCGCATCAGAATGGGAGGAATATTATTTCGGAACTGGCAGGAAAAAGCAATATGTTCGGTCTTTATGGAAAGACAATTAATTTCAACAAAGGCTATTATGGCATAGCGATACTCTCCAGATATCCTTATATCCATGTCAATAAATTAAATTTACCGAATCCTCAGGGCACCGAACCTCGTGTTCTTCTTGAAGCTCTGTTTGAAATAGGCGAGGCTGACACGATTATTTTTGCAGCCACACATCTGGATGTGAAAGATGAAAAGACACGCCGGTTGCAGGCAGAATATATAACAGATTATTTTAAAAAATTTTCTTGTCCTGTTATTATAGGAGGGGATTTCAATGCAAAACCGGATTCTGAAACCATAAAGGGGATCATGTCTTCTAACTGGTTCGATGCTACTGATTCGTCTTTGACATTTCCTGCCCGGGAACCTAAAATAAAGATCGATTACATATTCGCCCGTCCTGAAAAAGGATGGAGTCTGATAAAGAGCCAAGCGGTTCGATCGGAATTATCGGACCATAGTCCGATTATCTCGGACCTGGAATATGTCAAAAAGTAA
- the rnc gene encoding ribonuclease III encodes MLKTIYNRIRLFMLRRKEPYTLFYNILGFYPKNIQLYEQACLHRSSSIRTEKGRWINNERLEFLGDAILDAIVADVVFKTFDSKKEGFLTNTRSKIVQRETLNKLAVQIGLDKLIISSMKTNSHNNYMYGNAFEAFIGAIYLDQGYNVCKKFVEERVIAPYINLSKVAKKEFNFKSRLIEWCQKQKISIEFSLVESFVDHDNNPVFQSQAQLGGLSGGIGIGYSKKESQQNAARMALKKLHNDKTYYDAVIATRTVIKNEAGENDNTPIDELPNDATLHEEENTPALPN; translated from the coding sequence GTGCTTAAAACGATTTATAACCGTATAAGGCTCTTTATGCTCAGGCGAAAAGAGCCTTATACTCTTTTTTACAACATATTGGGATTCTATCCTAAAAACATACAGCTTTACGAACAGGCTTGTCTGCATCGTTCATCCTCCATACGCACAGAGAAAGGAAGATGGATTAATAACGAACGCCTTGAATTTTTAGGAGATGCTATCCTGGACGCTATTGTCGCCGACGTTGTATTCAAAACATTCGATTCGAAAAAAGAAGGCTTTCTCACCAACACGCGCTCCAAAATCGTACAACGCGAAACGCTTAATAAACTAGCCGTACAAATAGGTTTGGACAAATTAATCATTTCGTCAATGAAAACCAATTCCCACAATAATTATATGTACGGAAACGCTTTCGAAGCTTTTATCGGTGCAATATATCTGGACCAGGGATATAACGTATGTAAAAAATTTGTAGAAGAAAGAGTTATAGCTCCGTATATCAATCTATCTAAAGTAGCAAAAAAAGAATTTAATTTTAAATCACGGCTGATCGAGTGGTGCCAGAAACAAAAAATAAGTATCGAATTTTCTTTGGTAGAATCTTTCGTAGACCATGACAATAATCCTGTCTTTCAGTCACAAGCCCAATTAGGAGGATTGTCAGGGGGCATAGGAATCGGCTATTCAAAAAAAGAATCGCAACAAAATGCGGCACGAATGGCTCTCAAAAAATTACATAACGATAAGACCTATTATGATGCGGTCATAGCAACCCGCACCGTAATAAAAAACGAGGCTGGGGAAAACGACAATACTCCTATCGACGAGTTACCCAATGATGCTACTTTGCACGAAGAAGAAAACACGCCGGCTTTGCCGAACTGA
- a CDS encoding glycosyltransferase family 9 protein yields MPFNKVLIIRLSALGDVAMTIPVVYSLCRQYPATTFILLTRPALTRLFIERPANLQLFAAEVKGRHAGLRGLYTLYKDLRRLSVDAVADLHDVLRTKVLDLFFKMSGVPVARINKGRAEKKKLTSRRKPALFQSESSFDRYSDVFRKLGMEFSYTFHSLFSGGTGDAALLYNITPPKNEGEIWMGVAPFAKHKGKIYPIDKMEKVVAHFAGKEGYKVFLFGGGKEEQDILDQWGRKYPGIISLAGKRYGFELELTLISLLDVMISMDSANMHLASLVATPVISVWGATHVCCGFYGWNQSLNNCIQTDLSCRPCSVFGNKPCWRKDYACMESILPDEIINKIELLINKKRNSATQE; encoded by the coding sequence ATGCCATTTAATAAAGTTCTGATTATCCGGTTGTCGGCATTGGGTGATGTTGCAATGACAATACCGGTCGTATATTCGTTGTGCAGACAATATCCGGCCACGACATTTATATTGCTTACCCGGCCTGCTTTGACACGTCTTTTTATAGAACGCCCGGCCAATTTACAGCTTTTTGCCGCTGAGGTGAAAGGACGTCATGCCGGATTGCGTGGCTTGTATACCTTGTATAAAGACTTGCGGAGGCTTTCTGTGGATGCCGTGGCCGACTTACATGATGTGCTGCGGACAAAGGTTCTGGATCTGTTTTTTAAAATGTCCGGTGTGCCTGTGGCACGAATAAATAAAGGAAGGGCTGAAAAAAAGAAATTGACTTCCCGTCGTAAACCTGCTTTATTTCAATCTGAATCCTCTTTTGACCGATATTCCGATGTATTCAGAAAATTAGGCATGGAGTTTTCTTATACATTCCACTCTTTATTTTCCGGGGGAACCGGAGATGCGGCTTTGTTATATAATATAACTCCGCCTAAAAATGAAGGTGAGATATGGATGGGAGTCGCTCCGTTTGCAAAGCATAAAGGAAAAATATATCCGATAGACAAAATGGAAAAAGTTGTTGCACATTTTGCTGGTAAAGAAGGATATAAAGTATTCCTTTTTGGCGGAGGAAAGGAAGAACAGGATATTCTTGACCAATGGGGGAGAAAATATCCCGGTATTATTTCATTGGCCGGAAAACGTTATGGATTTGAACTCGAACTTACATTAATCAGTCTTTTGGATGTGATGATTTCGATGGATTCTGCCAATATGCATTTGGCTTCGTTGGTTGCGACACCAGTAATTTCGGTATGGGGAGCTACTCATGTATGTTGTGGCTTTTATGGTTGGAACCAGTCTCTGAATAATTGCATACAGACGGATTTATCCTGCAGACCTTGTTCTGTTTTCGGTAATAAACCTTGCTGGAGAAAAGATTATGCCTGTATGGAGAGTATTTTACCTGATGAGATTATAAATAAGATAGAACTCTTAATAAATAAAAAAAGAAATAGTGCTACGCAAGAATAG
- the pdxB gene encoding 4-phosphoerythronate dehydrogenase PdxB, producing MKRLKIIADSKIPYLKGILEPYARISYYPPQEITADKVHDADILIIRTRTRCDKQLLGNSRCRFIGTATIGYDHIDTGYCQEHGITWQNAPGCNASSVGQYILSSLLLLSRHTGRSLQDMTIGIVGVGHVGSIVAKYCRIMGMKVLLNDPPRARKEGEKAFVPLFEIAKECDIITFHTPLILSGTDKTWHLADEKFLASLAKRPVIINSSRGEVTDNHALLHALDTRLISEVILDCWEHEPDINLELLAKAFIATPHIAGYSADGKSTATRMIVQAIDEKTGISIDTSAIKPPSPVYPDLSLSGTQALADAVIYTYNPNTESQKLKDHPELFEDFRNNYPLRREFNAYNIVHAPDHIKEKLLALGFSLPIKD from the coding sequence ATGAAACGATTAAAGATTATAGCCGACAGCAAAATACCATATCTCAAAGGTATTTTAGAACCTTACGCACGCATATCATATTATCCGCCACAGGAAATAACCGCCGATAAAGTACATGACGCCGATATTCTTATTATCCGCACCCGTACCCGTTGCGACAAACAATTACTCGGGAACAGTCGTTGCCGATTCATAGGAACGGCAACTATCGGATATGACCACATAGATACCGGCTATTGCCAAGAACATGGCATTACATGGCAAAATGCACCGGGATGCAATGCTTCTTCGGTAGGACAATATATATTATCTTCTTTATTGCTTCTATCCCGGCATACAGGCCGCTCCTTACAAGATATGACTATAGGAATAGTAGGAGTGGGACACGTAGGAAGTATTGTCGCCAAATATTGTCGCATAATGGGCATGAAAGTTTTATTGAACGATCCTCCCCGTGCCCGCAAAGAAGGAGAAAAAGCATTTGTTCCCCTTTTCGAAATAGCGAAGGAATGCGACATTATTACCTTTCATACCCCCCTTATATTATCAGGAACAGATAAGACCTGGCACCTGGCAGATGAAAAATTTTTAGCTTCTCTGGCCAAGCGTCCTGTTATCATCAACAGTTCGCGAGGAGAAGTAACAGACAACCACGCTTTGTTACACGCTCTCGATACAAGGCTGATATCTGAAGTCATACTTGATTGCTGGGAACATGAACCCGATATAAACCTCGAATTGCTGGCAAAAGCATTTATAGCAACCCCGCATATCGCAGGATATTCCGCCGACGGTAAATCCACTGCAACACGCATGATAGTACAGGCAATAGATGAAAAAACAGGAATTTCTATCGACACTTCAGCTATAAAACCACCCTCACCAGTATATCCGGACCTATCTTTATCAGGGACTCAAGCATTGGCGGATGCGGTTATATATACCTACAATCCGAATACAGAAAGCCAAAAGCTCAAAGATCACCCTGAATTATTCGAAGATTTTCGTAATAATTATCCGCTCAGAAGAGAGTTCAACGCATATAATATAGTACATGCACCCGATCATATAAAAGAAAAATTACTTGCATTAGGATTTTCCCTCCCGATAAAAGATTGA